In one window of Flavobacterium ginsengisoli DNA:
- a CDS encoding sensor histidine kinase, which translates to MRIKTKLNLGVGLLFLMIIILSLVSAYSVFLIKQDTENILKSNYNTLEYSRNMIFALDEMKSDSKETIQDFEENLEKQTQNITEPGEKQATEKLKESFALLEKNNADENIKAQIRQDIFAIMKLNLDAIKQKSDIAKHSAETANLSIAIVGTLCFLIAFNLLVNLPNNIANPIKELTLSIKEIANKNYSERVHFTSHSEFGDLAKSFNTMAQKLEEYHDSNVYKLLFEKKRLETLINNMNDPIIGLDNEGIVLFVNDEALKIIGLKSEDIIGKPTSQLAISNDLIRSLILKENETPKKQPLKIFAHGKESYFEKEIHNITITPTGEEKEINIGDVIILRNITLFKELDFAKTNFIATVSHELKTPIASIKLSLQLLENAKTGDMNDDQKQLVESIKDDSQRLLKITGELLNLSQLETGNIQLNIGKSNPHEIVKYAVEAVKVQADQKQIQLIIDANENLKNVKADAEKTGWVLINYLSNAIRYSSEKSTILIKLKEENNQMVFQVIDTGKGIEPRYKDKVFDKYFQIPGSQKSGTGLGLAISKEFIEAQNGNVGVESNLGLGSTFWFTLKV; encoded by the coding sequence ATGAGAATTAAAACCAAATTGAATCTGGGTGTTGGATTGTTATTTTTGATGATCATCATTCTCTCTTTAGTGAGTGCTTATTCTGTTTTTTTGATTAAGCAGGACACCGAGAATATTCTGAAATCTAATTATAATACGCTAGAATATTCTCGAAATATGATTTTTGCTTTGGACGAAATGAAATCGGATTCAAAAGAAACGATTCAGGATTTTGAGGAAAATCTCGAAAAACAAACCCAAAACATAACAGAACCAGGTGAAAAACAAGCAACCGAAAAACTGAAAGAAAGTTTTGCTCTTTTAGAGAAAAATAACGCTGATGAAAATATAAAAGCACAAATTCGTCAGGATATTTTTGCTATTATGAAGTTGAATCTCGACGCTATAAAACAGAAAAGCGACATTGCCAAACATTCTGCTGAAACAGCTAATCTGTCGATTGCGATTGTTGGAACTTTATGTTTTTTAATTGCTTTTAACTTATTGGTTAATCTGCCCAATAATATTGCCAATCCAATTAAAGAGTTAACGCTGAGTATTAAAGAAATTGCCAATAAAAATTATTCAGAACGTGTTCATTTTACAAGCCACAGCGAATTTGGAGATCTTGCCAAATCGTTTAATACCATGGCTCAAAAACTGGAAGAATATCATGACAGCAATGTCTATAAACTTCTTTTTGAGAAAAAACGATTAGAAACGCTTATCAATAATATGAACGATCCAATTATTGGTTTGGATAATGAGGGAATTGTATTGTTTGTGAATGATGAAGCACTGAAAATTATTGGTCTGAAATCGGAAGATATAATAGGAAAACCTACATCTCAATTAGCTATTTCTAATGACTTAATTCGTTCTTTAATTTTAAAAGAAAACGAAACTCCCAAAAAACAGCCTCTCAAAATTTTTGCTCACGGAAAAGAAAGTTATTTCGAAAAAGAAATACATAATATTACCATAACACCAACAGGTGAAGAAAAAGAAATCAATATTGGCGATGTAATTATTCTGCGAAATATTACCCTTTTTAAAGAATTGGATTTTGCCAAAACCAATTTTATTGCCACCGTTTCGCACGAATTAAAAACTCCGATTGCTTCCATAAAATTGAGTCTTCAATTGCTTGAAAATGCTAAAACGGGTGATATGAACGATGACCAAAAACAATTAGTAGAAAGCATTAAAGATGACAGTCAACGTTTGTTGAAAATTACGGGCGAATTGCTCAATTTGTCACAATTGGAAACAGGAAATATTCAGTTGAATATTGGCAAAAGCAATCCGCATGAAATTGTGAAATATGCTGTTGAAGCTGTAAAAGTTCAAGCCGACCAAAAACAGATTCAATTGATTATTGATGCCAATGAAAATCTCAAAAACGTAAAAGCAGATGCAGAAAAAACAGGCTGGGTTTTAATTAATTATTTATCGAATGCCATTAGATATTCGTCTGAAAAAAGTACAATTCTCATTAAATTAAAAGAAGAAAATAATCAGATGGTTTTTCAGGTTATTGATACTGGAAAAGGAATTGAACCTCGATACAAAGACAAAGTTTTCGATAAATATTTCCAAATTCCAGGAAGTCAGAAATCTGGAACTGGATTAGGTTTAGCAATTAGCAAAGAATTCATTGAAGCTCAAAATGGAAATGTTGGCGTTGAAAGCAATTTGGGGCTAGGAAGCACTTTTTGGTTTACATTGAAGGTTTAA
- a CDS encoding phosphatase PAP2 family protein yields the protein MFHKTIFLVSLFGLFSANAQQNDSITKIDSTSHQLKFNYKQLIIPGVLIGYGVIGLESDQLLSFNSQIKNEVTEDIDNKITIDDFSQYAPAASVYALNAFGVKGKNNMRDRSVILVTSYAIMATTVLSLKSIVHEERPDGSSNNSFPSGHTATAFMGAEFLYQEYKDKSIWYGIAGYAVATGTGLFRIYNNRHWLTDVAAGAGIGILSTKIAYWINPYITKKLFKSSAENKSTSMIMPFYNGQQYGLGFAKVF from the coding sequence ATGTTCCACAAAACGATTTTCCTAGTGTCTCTATTCGGATTATTTTCTGCAAATGCACAGCAAAACGATTCGATTACAAAAATTGACAGTACTTCACATCAGCTAAAATTCAATTATAAACAATTGATTATTCCGGGTGTATTAATTGGCTATGGTGTTATTGGGCTAGAAAGTGATCAGTTGCTGAGTTTCAATTCACAAATCAAAAATGAGGTCACCGAAGATATTGATAACAAAATTACCATTGATGACTTTTCGCAATATGCGCCTGCAGCATCTGTTTACGCTTTGAATGCTTTTGGCGTAAAGGGCAAGAACAATATGCGTGACCGTTCTGTAATACTTGTAACTTCGTATGCAATTATGGCTACAACGGTTTTGAGTTTAAAATCGATTGTACATGAAGAAAGACCAGACGGAAGTTCGAATAACTCCTTCCCTTCTGGACATACTGCAACTGCATTTATGGGTGCCGAATTTTTATATCAAGAATATAAAGATAAATCGATCTGGTACGGAATTGCTGGTTATGCCGTTGCAACAGGAACGGGATTATTTAGAATTTACAACAATCGCCATTGGTTAACTGATGTTGCTGCCGGAGCTGGAATCGGGATTTTGAGTACTAAAATCGCTTATTGGATTAATCCGTATATCACTAAAAAATTGTTTAAATCATCAGCCGAAAATAAATCGACTTCTATGATAATGCCTTTTTATAATGGACAACAATATGGATTGGGATTTGCGAAGGTTTTTTAA